Genomic window (Nitrospiria bacterium):
CAGCAAAAACCCTAACCGCCAAACCGGAGGTGGTGATCCCTTCTCTTGGGATTATTCCCGTTGCCATCCTTATGGGATGGATGATGTATCAAAAAGGGTTTTCGATGGTTTGGACAACTTTTCTCGGGTTAGGGGCTTTGATCGGGTTGATACTCATCGGGAATCGTTTTCCAGTAATCCTTCCCGATTTGCTATGGTTTTCGAGTCAGCAAATCTGGATTGTTCTTTTAATGATTTACTGCTTTATTGCCGCATGCCTACCGGTTCAACTTTTGCTTCAACCCCGCGATTATCTTGCTTCTTTCATCCTCTTATTTGCTATTGGGGTAGGTTTGTTAGGAATTTTTGTAACCCATCCTCCGATGCAGGCCAACATGGTGACTTCCCTTTGGCCAAAAGAATGGGAAGGTGCAGGCCCTTTATGGCCCATGCTTTTTGTCACCATTGCGTGTGGGGCCATTTCGGGTTTTCATGCACTTGTTTCCTCAGGAACCACCTGTAAACAATTGGACTCTGAAGCACACGCCTGCCGAATCGGTTATGGGGGAATGTTAACCGAAGGATTAGTAGGCGCTTTGGTGGTGGTCTGTGTCGGAGCGGGTTTAAGCGCTGCTCAACATCAGGCCATGCTCCGTCCTGGAGGGGCAGGCCCCATAGGGGCTTTTGGCGAAGGCTATGGCAATCTGGTCCTTCCCTTACTTGGGGGGTATGGTGCCATTTTCGCGATCATGACCTTGAATACCTTTATTTTAACTACCTTGGATACCGCTACACGGATCAGCCGCTATGTCCTTCAGGATTTAACGGGAATTCAAGATCGATTTTCTGCAACCGCTTTGGTAGTATTGGTCGCTATTGTGGTGGCCATGACCGGTCAATGGCAGAGAATTTGGCCTGTCTTTGGGGCTTCCAATCAGCTCATCGCAGGGCTGGGTCTGCTGGTGGTATCCAGCTGGCTTCTTTCCTTGGGAAAACCGGTTCGTTATACAATGATTCCAGCTCTTTTCATGATGGTAACGACCATCACTGCATTTGGGTACCAAATTTATAAAGCTCTGGGAAAAATTAATCCATCCACCCAAGAATGGAGTCCCGATTGGGTCCTGGCCAGTACAACCCTTTTTTTAACCTTTTTAGCGATTTTTATGTTGAAAGAGGTTCTGAGGGTTTTTAGGAACTGGGGGGCCAAACCCGCTTCGGTTCTCTTAAACCCCTAAGTCCATTATTTCAGGTTCGGTTTTTTAGAAATAAATGGATCCTGGAGGGATTTTTTGTTTTAAATTGAATGAGTTTTGAAAAAAAAGTTCTGGGCCACGGCCCATTTTTTCCAGGAAATGCTGTTAAAGGCCGA
Coding sequences:
- a CDS encoding carbon starvation protein A is translated as MNSAVLIVSVIILFAFGYRFYGVFLSKIFGIDPSRPTPANEKRDGIDFVSAKHWVVLFGHHFSSICGAGPIVGPALAVAYWGWGPSIIWIIAGTVLMGAVSDFSTLITSVRHGGKSISEISGSAISKKARLFFSLFILLALILVLAAFAIFAAKTLTAKPEVVIPSLGIIPVAILMGWMMYQKGFSMVWTTFLGLGALIGLILIGNRFPVILPDLLWFSSQQIWIVLLMIYCFIAACLPVQLLLQPRDYLASFILLFAIGVGLLGIFVTHPPMQANMVTSLWPKEWEGAGPLWPMLFVTIACGAISGFHALVSSGTTCKQLDSEAHACRIGYGGMLTEGLVGALVVVCVGAGLSAAQHQAMLRPGGAGPIGAFGEGYGNLVLPLLGGYGAIFAIMTLNTFILTTLDTATRISRYVLQDLTGIQDRFSATALVVLVAIVVAMTGQWQRIWPVFGASNQLIAGLGLLVVSSWLLSLGKPVRYTMIPALFMMVTTITAFGYQIYKALGKINPSTQEWSPDWVLASTTLFLTFLAIFMLKEVLRVFRNWGAKPASVLLNP